From Streptomyces sp. NBC_01460, a single genomic window includes:
- a CDS encoding GuaB3 family IMP dehydrogenase-related protein has protein sequence MTEIEIGRGKRGRRAYAFDDIAVVPSRRTRDPKEVSIAWQIDAYRFELPFLAAPMDSVVSPQTAIRIGELGGLGVLNLEGLWTRHADPQALLDEIAEMPVEAATPRLQEIYSAPIQEELIGQRIKEVRDSGVVTAAALSPQRTAQFSKAVVDAGVDIFVIRGTTVSAEHVSGAAEPLNLKQFIYELDVPVIVGGCATYTAALHLMRTGAAGVLVGFGGGAAHTTRNVFGIQVPMATAVADVAGARRDYMDESGGRYVHVIADGGVGWSGDLPKAIACGADAVMMGSPLARATDAPGRGRHWGMEAVHEDVPRGKLVDLGSVGTTEEVLTGPSHTPDGSMNIFGALRRAMATTGYSDLKEFQRVEVTVADSQHRR, from the coding sequence GTGACTGAGATCGAGATCGGGCGCGGCAAGCGCGGCCGCAGGGCATACGCGTTCGACGACATCGCTGTCGTACCGAGCCGCCGTACCCGTGACCCGAAGGAGGTCTCGATCGCCTGGCAGATCGACGCCTACCGTTTCGAGCTGCCCTTCCTGGCCGCGCCGATGGACTCGGTGGTCTCCCCGCAGACCGCCATCCGCATCGGTGAACTGGGCGGCCTCGGGGTCCTGAACCTCGAAGGGCTGTGGACCCGGCACGCCGACCCGCAGGCGCTCCTCGACGAGATCGCCGAGATGCCCGTCGAGGCCGCCACCCCGCGGCTCCAGGAGATCTACTCCGCCCCCATCCAGGAGGAGCTGATCGGGCAGCGCATCAAGGAGGTGCGCGACTCCGGTGTCGTCACCGCCGCCGCGCTGTCGCCGCAGCGCACCGCGCAGTTCTCCAAGGCGGTCGTCGACGCGGGCGTCGACATCTTCGTCATCCGCGGTACGACGGTCTCCGCCGAGCACGTCTCCGGCGCGGCCGAGCCGCTCAACCTGAAGCAGTTCATCTACGAGCTGGACGTCCCGGTCATCGTGGGCGGCTGCGCCACGTACACCGCCGCCCTGCACCTGATGCGGACCGGCGCGGCCGGTGTCCTCGTCGGCTTCGGCGGCGGCGCCGCGCACACCACGCGCAACGTCTTCGGCATCCAGGTCCCGATGGCGACCGCGGTCGCCGACGTGGCCGGTGCCCGCCGCGACTACATGGACGAGTCCGGCGGCCGGTACGTCCACGTCATCGCGGACGGTGGCGTCGGCTGGTCCGGCGACCTGCCGAAGGCCATCGCCTGCGGCGCGGACGCCGTGATGATGGGTTCCCCGCTGGCCCGCGCCACGGACGCGCCCGGCCGCGGCCGGCACTGGGGCATGGAGGCGGTCCACGAGGACGTGCCGCGCGGCAAGCTGGTCGACCTGGGCTCCGTCGGGACGACCGAGGAGGTCCTGACCGGCCCCTCGCACACCCCCGACGGCTCGATGAACATCTTCGGCGCCCTGCGCCGGGCGATGGCCACCACGGGCTACAGCGACCTCAAGGAGTTCCAGCGCGTCGAGGTGACGGTGGCGGACTCGCAGCACCGCCGCTGA